The region TCTATCCCTGAGGCTTCTGCCTGCTTTCCAGCAGGCTCTTCAGGCTCTTTGATATCTCTCTCACCACGGGCTCTATTTTATCCCTTACTTCCACAAGGCTTCTGTAAAGTTCTTCCGGACTTACCTCCCAGGTGCTTATGAGCCTGTTTTTGAGGTTGGTCATACGGAAAATGTCCATGTAATACTCCTGGGGAATAACGCCCACCTCTACCAGCTTTGAGAGGCAGTCGTCTCCAAATTTTTTGACACCAAACTTGGGTGCCAGATGTTTACATATGTCAAAGAGGCTGTCGTAGGCCACCTGATAGAAGTATTTCACCCTGTCGTAATACATGGGCGTCTTTGAAAACTCTTCAAAACCCTGAGACAGAACAAAGTCTATCTTCTTTAGGGATTCTTTTATGTGCCTTGCCTTTTCGTTGAGTAGTTCAAAGTCTATTAGCAGAGGGTTGTTTGTCTCCTTTTTTATGAACTCCACCACAGCCTTTGCATAGTCCTTGAAAAGGTGCAGAGACCTGCTCAGAAAGTCGTAGAGCTCTTCCGGGGGGAGAGCCTCCTTGAGGTCGCGGTGCTTTATGTAGAACTGGCTGAGTTCTCCCAGGTCCTCCACCTGAGAAAGGCCAACAAACTCACCCACCTTCTGCAGACAGTCCTTTGAGGTAGTTTTTATGTTGTAAACTGTCGAAAGATGTCTGCAAACTCTCATACAGCTTTCAAAGGCCAGGTTGAAATCAACCCTCACCTTATCTTGCAGGAGCTTGTTTTCAACGAAGTCTTCCCTAACACAGCTGAGGTTCTTTTTCAGGTCCGTGTATGCCTTCTCGAGCTGAGTAAAGCTCTCCAGTATAAGGCTTATCTTTGGCTTTTTCTGCCTTTCCTGCATGTGTATAAATTTATACTTCTCTAAGCTCTTCTCTTGTTATGTATTGCTGAAGGCGTTCAATGCTTCGCGCTTTACCTGTGCGGTCATCCACTTCAACCAGAATGGCGTTAACCACCACATCCTCCTTCTCTTCTACTTCATACTTCTGGGGTATTCCCCTTGTAAACCTTTCTATCGCCTCCTTTGGCTTCATGCCTATGGCAGAATACCAGCATCCTGTCATACCTACATCACTCACATAAGCTGTGCCCTTTCTCAGTATTATCTGGTCTGCAGTGGGAACATGTGTATGCGTTCCGTATACCAGACTTGCCCTGCCATCCGTATAAAGTGCAAAAGCCCACTTTTCAGAGGTGGTTTCTGCATGAAAATCAACGACTATGAGGGGGGTTTCTCTGTAAAGTTCTTCGTAAAGTCTGTCAAAGAGAAGGAAAGGATTGTCAAGGTTTGAGTCCAGAAGGGACCTGCCCATAAGGTTTATTACCGCAAACTTCACACCCTTTTTTTCGTAAAGACCATAACCTTTACCGGGCACACCGCTAGGGTAGTTGGCGGGTCTGAGAAGTGTGTCTGTCTGGTCTATAAACTGGTAGACCTCCTTCTTGTCCCATATGTGGTTTCCCGATGTCATTACATCCACACCAAGGTTGAGGAGCTCCTCGTAAACCTTTTTTGTTATTCCAAATCCGCCGGCTGAGTTTTCAACATTTACAAGCACCACATCTGCAAGGTCTCTGTATCCAGCAAGATAATACCTGAGTGCTTTCCTGCCGGGCTTTCCTATTATGTCTCCAAACACGAGGAATTTCATGGCCTTATGGTGCGGGTGGAGGGAGTTGAACCCTCACGGGCGTAAGCCCACTGGATCCTGAGTCCAGCGCGTCTGCCAGTTCCGCCACACCCGCTGAAGAAATATTATAATTCAATCCTCCTTAGCCTTCAGTCTGAACTTGTATCCCTTCACGTTTAGAGTAAGTTTGTTTATATCTCTGGGAATTTCTGGAAAATACACAAAACCTCTTAGCCTGGCACCACCCTGAACTTCACCGAATATAAAGGCTCTGTTCACAATGTCGGGGTATGATTCATTTCTGGGGAAGGTGTAATATGGTGACCACCACAGCCCAAAGGGTGAGCTCCAGTAGCCAAACCCGAGACCAATACCCATGCGGTAATCCCTTCCCAACATGCTTATCACATCTCTGGGTTCAACTGGATTGTATTGATTACCCTTCTCGTCTATCAAAAATACATCCTCTCTTGCCACCTTGACCGTTTGTGAACCGCGGTTTTCTATCTCAATGTATATGGGCAGCACATATCTATCAAGGTCTGAGGGATAGTATTTCCACCGGTTCATCTCTACCCTGACTGTCAACCCATTGGAAAGGTCTGATGGACCCTCCAGCGTCCATGTCTTCACTGCACAGCCAGAAAGGAGAAGAGTCAGAAGGAGCAGAAGGGCTCTCATGCTTTATAATATAGAGCTCATGAAGTTCTATGTCACTACTCCCATTTACTATGTTAACGATGTCCCTCACATAGGGCATGCCTATACCACAGTAGCTGCCGATGTGCTTTCCAGGCATTACAGAAAAAGAGGGTATGAGGTTTTTTTCCTTACCGGGACCGATGAGCATGGTCTGAAGATACAGAGGTCTGCAGAAGAAAAGGGCATTAGCCCACAGGAACTTGCAGACCAGAACTCTGAAAACTTTAAGAAGCTCTGGGAGTTTATGGGCATAAGTTATGACAGGTTTATAAGAACCACAGACAGGGAACATAAGGAGCTTGTCAGGGAAGTTTTTGTGAAAAGTTATGAAAGGGGAGACATCTATCTTGGAGAATACGAGGGCTGGTACTGCGTTGGCTGTGAGGAGTTCAAGCCCGAGGGTGAGCTTTTAGAGGGGAAGGTCTGTCCCATACATCTAAAACCCTGCGATTACATAAAGGAACCCTCCTACTTTTTCAGGCTGTCAAAGTATGAAAACATACTTCTTGAATTCTACGAAAGCATGCCAGAGTTCATAATGCCTGACTACAGGAAAAATGAGGTGAAAGCCTTTGTCAGACAGGGGTTGAGAGACCTATCTGTTACAAGACCGAGAAACAGAGTAAGATGGGGAATAGAGGTGCCCTTTGACCAGGAGCATACCATATACGTGTGGTTTGACGCTCTTTTTAACTACGTTTCTGCAATCAGGGACAGGATGCATCTGTGGCCTGCAGACCTTCATCTGGTTGGAAAGGATATTCTACGCTTTCATGCAGTCTACTGGCCTGCCTTTCTTTTCTCTGTGGGCCTTGAGGCTCCCAGAAGAATCTTTGCCCACGGATGGTGGAAGGTGGAAGGTCAGAAAATGTCAAAATCTCTGGGCAATGTGATAAATCCCTACCACTTTGTCAAAGAGTGGGGGCTGGATGAGGTAAGGTATTT is a window of Aquificaceae bacterium DNA encoding:
- a CDS encoding DUF86 domain-containing protein: MQERQKKPKISLILESFTQLEKAYTDLKKNLSCVREDFVENKLLQDKVRVDFNLAFESCMRVCRHLSTVYNIKTTSKDCLQKVGEFVGLSQVEDLGELSQFYIKHRDLKEALPPEELYDFLSRSLHLFKDYAKAVVEFIKKETNNPLLIDFELLNEKARHIKESLKKIDFVLSQGFEEFSKTPMYYDRVKYFYQVAYDSLFDICKHLAPKFGVKKFGDDCLSKLVEVGVIPQEYYMDIFRMTNLKNRLISTWEVSPEELYRSLVEVRDKIEPVVREISKSLKSLLESRQKPQG
- a CDS encoding TIGR00282 family metallophosphoesterase, with product MKFLVFGDIIGKPGRKALRYYLAGYRDLADVVLVNVENSAGGFGITKKVYEELLNLGVDVMTSGNHIWDKKEVYQFIDQTDTLLRPANYPSGVPGKGYGLYEKKGVKFAVINLMGRSLLDSNLDNPFLLFDRLYEELYRETPLIVVDFHAETTSEKWAFALYTDGRASLVYGTHTHVPTADQIILRKGTAYVSDVGMTGCWYSAIGMKPKEAIERFTRGIPQKYEVEEKEDVVVNAILVEVDDRTGKARSIERLQQYITREELREV
- the metG gene encoding methionine--tRNA ligase, with the translated sequence MLYNIELMKFYVTTPIYYVNDVPHIGHAYTTVAADVLSRHYRKRGYEVFFLTGTDEHGLKIQRSAEEKGISPQELADQNSENFKKLWEFMGISYDRFIRTTDREHKELVREVFVKSYERGDIYLGEYEGWYCVGCEEFKPEGELLEGKVCPIHLKPCDYIKEPSYFFRLSKYENILLEFYESMPEFIMPDYRKNEVKAFVRQGLRDLSVTRPRNRVRWGIEVPFDQEHTIYVWFDALFNYVSAIRDRMHLWPADLHLVGKDILRFHAVYWPAFLFSVGLEAPRRIFAHGWWKVEGQKMSKSLGNVINPYHFVKEWGLDEVRYFLLRDMPFGEDGDIRREAILNRLNGELANEVGNLFSRVMAMDIKYLGGKVSGERDSEYENVAREVVDDYDRYMQKVDFYNALETVLRLSSYLNKYVDSKAPWSLAKTDELALRKVLYTLTDGIHLLANLLEPFMPGKMGEIFRAMGCEPLQGELKPYARREYLVKDRVILFPKRE